The DNA segment GGCCGGACAAACTGTCAATCCATTGGACAAAATGTCGTTCGGCTTATGCCTGATTGTGTTTGACGCCACCGAAACCGCTCAAGTCCAATGGGTTCGCCAATTGTCATGCCAGGACAAAAAAGCCCGCGTGATGTATCTGGCCACGTCTATGTCGCGTCAGGATGGTTGGGACGGCTTGAAAGCATTGGAAACATCGCTGAATACATCGGTGTACTTGTTGACGCCAGACGTGCGTAGCCGATTTCAATTACAACACGTACCGAGTCTGGTCGAGCAGACCGGCAATCGTCTTGTGGTTCGCGAACGAAAACTGCCGGCTTCGGTGGGAGAACGGTCATGAATTGCCTGATTTTCCCTTGGGCTTTTTGGCTGCTTATGGCACTGGTGACCAACCTTCATGCCGACACAACAACCAACGCCACCGATCCGCTGTGTGCCGATGCCGAGCTTTGGTCTGGCAAGCTGGTCACGGATATTTGCTGGAGCTGTCTGTTTCCAATTCGTGCGGCCGGTGCTTCGTTGGGTGGCGGTAATGTACCCAGTATCGCCACCGATGAGAAATTTTGCTTCTGCACCGATCCGATGGGCATACCACAATTGGGCATGACGGTGGGCTTGTGGAATCCTGCTCGGCTGATTGAGATCGTGCGCAATCCCTGGTGTTCGCCGGCACTGGGCGGACATAAAATCAGTGCCTCAAATGTACGACTGATCGCCACCACCGGCAAGGCGGATTTCGATGCCAGCGAAATGTCGTTTTTCAATTACCACTACTTCGCCTTTCCGCTGACCATCATGCTGGACCTGTTCTGGGATGGCCGTTGCAATAGCGACGGCTATCGGGACTTTGATTTGCTATATGTCTCGGAACTCGACCCAACCTGGAATAGCGATTTGTTGGCATTCTTTACCAGTCCGGAAACGGCGTTGTTCGCCAACCCGGTGGCGATATCGGCCTGTGTCGCCGATGCCGCAGCCGCCGCGACTGGAAATCCCCTGGATGCCTTGTTCTGGTGTGCCGGCGCTTGGGGCCATATGTATCCACTCTCAGGTATTTCTCCTACCAGCTACGGCACCGACCCGCGGATTACCAGTTTGCTGGCCACCCGTGCCACTGCGGCTTTGCATCGCCGGGGGCTGGCCTGGAAAACCTCAGGCAACGACGCCTTGTGCGGTGGGACAATTTATCCATTCATTCCCAAGTCGCAATACCGGCTGAGCATGTTTTATCCGGTCGCGGAAACTGAGTCCAATCATGTCATCGGCGAAACCACTTTCAAATGGGGTGCCGGCCGCACCTTTCCGGGGCCGGGCGAGGATCATCTCTACATCCTGTGGCGCTGGCAGGACTGTTGCGTGGGGTTGTGATGAGTTTCTGGGCATTATTCGAACCGCAGCGCCGGTTTACGCAGACACTGTCTGCGATTTTGTGCGTGGCGATGGCCTGGACGCCGTTTGGAGTGTCTTGGGCGGATGCCATGCAAAATTCAGCTAGCGAGGGTCAGCAGACCGGACAACAGCTTGTTGGCGGCTTTCAATTTCCGCTCGATACCGGCAGCGGGACGCTGACGTTGAACCCAGGCACTTCACAGGAAAGCGCCATTTCGATCGGCACACTGTTTCCGGACACAAACAGCGCCAATACATCGACCAGCGACTTTGCCAATCTCTATGGCAACAATCCCGGTACGCTCGCAGCGGGGCTAAATGCCCAAACCACCTTGAACGGCGAAAGCAGTTTCACCGGCGAAGCCTATCGGACCTTGATCGACAATGCCCACCAGTCGCATCCGGATTTACACAACGATACAGTCTGGAATGCCGGCGATCAGGTTTTTGCCAATTTCACGCCCTGGGCGCAGTCGTTTTCGGACTGTACCACGGTGACCACGCAAACCGAGACCAGTCATTCGGTCCGTATCCCCGACTATCAATTGTGTCTGCGCCAACCGACGGTGCCGCAAAGTTGTACGGCGACGCATCAAGTCAACGTAGAGACCCTACTCCGCTTTGTCTCCGGTAACGGTGGCATGTCTAGTTGTGGATCCGGCTGCATGGATTTGTATGTTGGCCGCGTTGGAGACAACTACTGGTCAGCCGGTTGCGGCGTATTCAATTGGGAAGTGACTTATAACGTCCTGCATCCGGAAGCCATCATCAGCGCCACACTGGAAGACGTCGAGTTCGATGATCATGCTCGCGTGTATTATGGCGGCAATCTAATTTACACCGGTTCGACCGGTTGGGGCGGCGCTTGCGAACTGAGTAATAGCTGGGTCGATCATCCCAATCGTGATGTCACCTATGCCTTCAACAGCACGGGCAACAAAGTCTTTAAACAGGAAACCATGGTCGGTGGTAATGGTGAAGGTTATTCCAGGATACGACTCCGATATGATTTGTCGAAACTGATCACCCAGGATCAATGGAGCTGGAGCGGTCCGAATTGCCAGAATTTGGCCAATGCCATTACCGACGGCATCTGCCAGGCTGGTAGTCAGTTGAGTTGTAGCAATGACCCGGCCAATGCCACCGGTTGTTATGTCGACTCGACTTCGCAAGTCATGGTCTGTGGTTCCGATTTAGCCCAAGCACCCGTGGCCAGTTCGACCGGAATTCGCAACACTTGCATGCGTATCGATGCCGCCGGGCAATGTGATTTGAACCAATACGGTCAATGCTGGACCGACACGGCCGGCACGCATTGCTTGGAGCCACCTGCCAACGGTATTCCCGCCAGGAGTTGTGACACTTTTGAGACTCAAGGCTGTTCATTCATCAAAAGCCAATGCCTGGATGTGTTGGCCTCCGGTACCTGCTGGGATAGCATTGATACCTATGACTGCGGCCAATCGGTTGGCATTCCCGGCATCCAAAGCAATACCCAGCAGCAATGCGCCGGACCGGTGCGCTGTATGGGTGAAGACTGCATCACGGTGAATCGCACTCAGAGTCAGGATTTCAGCAAAGCCGTCGCATTACTGAATAGTGCGCAGCAAATGGCCATGGATTTGCATTGCGACTACGCCAACGCCGATCTGCAACAGAAAGATCCCACCACTTGCCAAGTGTTCCAAGGAAAACCCGCCAGTTGCAAAATGGTCGGCGGCGCGCTCAGCTTGGTGGATTGCTGCGAAACGCCTGAGGGTGCTATGGGCTTAGGACGCTATATCGATTTACTGTTGGCCACCAGTCAATTGGATAATGCCGTCATGACCATGGACAGCACCTCCATCGTCCGTGGCGCCTGGGAAACCATGCGCACGCCGTTTACCCTGGCCGGCGATGCCTGGAATAGTTTTCAGGCGGATTTTGCCTCGGGCGTAAATGACTTGGTCGGTACCGATATGCTGAGTACATCCGACGTCGCCTCACAAGGCTTGCTGGACTCGCTGAAAGGCGAACTGATGAAATCGGTCGCGGAATGGATCGGTAATATCTTTGGCGAGGCTGCGGGTAATGCCTTGTTCAGTGCCGGCGGGCAAGCGGCTTTCGATTCGGCCGGCAATTTAACGCCGGCTGCTGAATCCGGCGGCGTTGAATTGGGTGGCGGCGCAGCCGTGGCAGGTGAAATGCTCAGTACCTTGATGACGGCTTATACCGTGGTCATGATCATCATCATGATTATCCAGATCGTATACGCCTGCGAACAAGAAGAGTACGAACTGGCGGCGAAAAAGCAGCTTAAAGTCTGTACCGACTTGGGTACTGTATGTGAAAGCAAGGTGGCAGGGCTTTGTCTGGTAAGAAAGGAAAGTTACTGCTGCTACAACTCACCGCTGGCCCGTATCCTCAACGAGCAAATCAAACCACAATTGGGGATGGATTTTGGTACACCTGAAAGTCCTGTCTGTACAGGGATTAAAGTCTCGGATCTGGATCGGGTCGATTGGACTCAAGTCAATCTGGACGAGTGGTTGGGCATTCTGGCTCAGACCGGGCATTTACCGACCGCCGCCAATGCTGCGTCCATGCTGAATCTCGATCAACTGACCGGTACCGGCAGCAGACTCAATCCACAAAAATACGGCGCCACCACGACCACGCGCCAAGATACGTTGACCCGCACACAAGGCCGCATGACCGATTTGGACGTCCCAACAGTCAAACGGCAGTCTGAATTGGAAGGCTGGGGCATGGGGCCGCAATAAATACGGCCGAGAACTTACTGAACGGCGTCTTTCAAGCCTTTGCCGGCTTTGAACGATGGCAGTTTGGCGGCGGCTATCGTGATTGCTTCGCCGGTTTGGGGATTACGACCTGTACGTTCGGCGCGCTCTTTCACTTCAAAAGTACCAAAGCCCACCAGTGCTACTGAATCACCCGATTTGAGAGCTGATTGTATAGATTGGGTAATGCCATCCAATGCGCGGCCGGCATCGGCTTTGGTTAGGTTGGCGTGGCTGGAGATGGCGTCGATGAGGTCGGATTTGTTCATTTTGGTATTCCTTGAGGTTAAAAAAACGTGTAATGATTTAATCTTATTTAATGGTATCGGTAAACATGAGCCCCTTCTACTTTAATCTGCTGGCGGTCTGTTTAATCTCATGACAACAACCTAGCCAACTGCGGATCGTTTCGCAGCAACACGCACCACTTGGCAACCGACGACAGCTCGGCATCGGGCCTGGTCATATCTCTTACTTGGAGAAGACAACTTTTGGCTTTCTCTTTTGCGACGGGGTTGCCACCGTTACCGCATTGTGATTTGGCTTTTTGGTACTGCTCGATCAAACGTGAAGCCTTAGTCCAAACCTTTCTACGCGCTTCCGTCAAAGGCTCATGCTCGTTTAACTTTAACCGGTTGACCGTTTCGGCCACACGCAATTTTTCCCACTCGGATGTTCCTGGTGCGGCGATAGCCTTGCCTTCCTCATCAAACGCCAGCAAGTTGACGTCACCGCAATCAATCGGATCCAGCAAATATTGAATTTCGGATTCTTCACACCGATTATCAAACGACGAACAAAGAGATCCGTCATTCAGCGGAAACCAACCGCCCTTTTTGCGATTCCCTACATTGCCGCAAGCCCGAAAATTCATGTAATCAAACGCCAGCCACCAATATCCGTCTCTGTCTTCACCGTCCGCGGATTTAGCTGCTTTTTTCGGGCGAAAATGCTCCACATCCAGATGTGAATAAACATCCCGAGCTTCGGAAAACCAGCACTTGCCACCGGACAACGCCAATAGCCAGGGTTTAAGCTTGCCCCAGTGCTGACTGTTGTCATCGATCAACATGTTTCGATCTTGCAAGTTTCCTGCACCATGATGCGCGGCCATCTCCGCGACCAGCCGATTAGACTCTGCAAGCCATTCCTGCCATTTTTGTTCTGACCATGGTGTCCAATCGGGGATATTGGCATCGGTCGGCAATCGATTTTCCAGATCGATAAATATCATTGCTCATCGTCCTCTTTGAGAATGGCGTTGATGATTTCATCGGCAATCACATCCTGTTCGGCTTGCTCCTCGGGTGACAATGCCGGTTTATGAAAACGGGTGTGCTGCGCCATCTTTCGTACAAACATTGCGTAATAAGGGTCTTTAAAATCAGCATTGGAAAACCCCAAATCGGCTAGTTCGGCGCTCAGGCGAGTGAGTTCGTCATTTTCTTCCTGCGTTCGCAGCGCATCCAGGGAAAATAAATAATTGCGCCGATGCAAACGCCGTTCGGTTTCCGCATCCAGTGTCGACGACAAGCCGAACAGGTCGCTTTTTAGCAAACCCGTTACGCCCATGCCTTGCGGATCGACATCCGGTGTATCGACCACCGTCTTGTTGCCTTGCTTACGCAGGATATGGACTTGCTCGCGTTTCAGGCTGCCGACCATCATGGGATCGTGAGTGGTAATAATGATTTGCGACTCGCCTTGACCAGCAATGCCGTTTACCGGCTTAAGTACACTTTCGATGTCATCGAAATAGCGCAATTTCCAGATGGGGTTCAGGTGGGTATCCGGCTCATCAAGCAGAAACAGACTTTCGCTACCTTGGGTAATCCGCATCAAACCTAGCACGGTCAAAATTTGCAATTCACCTTCGGAAAGCTGGGTAAAGCTAACCTTGCCGCCATGTTCGTCGCGTTTCTTGACCGTGATACGCACTTCCTCGATCAAATCGCCGATATAAGCGCCTTCGGCATAGCGGAAGAAGCTATCGGAACCACCGATCAGATTACCCAGCTCTTTAAGTTTGTCATTGCTGGGCACGAACAGGTAAAGCTGCTTTTGACGCTCCCGCCGGCCACGGAAATCGATCAGTTTAGTTTCCTCATGCTCGATGGGCGCCCAGGCCACTTGCCACAACTTGTCGAGGAACTCGCTAACGACATTGCCTCGCGCATACCAAAAGCGCGGATCGCCTTCCAAAATATCGTCGTCCTTTAACTCTCCGCGCAAGCGATGCGGCTGTTTCAATACGAACAAGGCCGACTCCAGCGATTCGATGTGCAGGTTATTCATCACCTTGGTAAACACCGGATCGTCCGACAGCAAACATGCCAACAACACCAACTGGCTATGGCCGCCCCGGCAATAAAACAGCCGGCGCAGCTTATCGTCGCCAAACTGCCTTAAGGTTTTGCTGTCCTCGCGCTTGCGCAGCTGCTCAATAACCCGGATATCCGACTCACTGGCGGTGAAATTGCGCAACAACTGTTCCGGCAACACTTCCTCGGCGGTAATCTCCTGGCGGCGATTGAATCGGCGTTGATGCTCCTGAAACAACGCCTCCAAACGTTCGTTGCGGCCCGAATAATAGGCAAAGATATGCGAAGGCAACAGTTCCTTGTGCTCCAGCAAATAACCTTGCGATTCCTTTTTGCCGTCCACCCAGACAAAAGGCCGTTTCTGTTTCGCCAAATCGGCTTGCAGCTGCACCTGAATCCCGCGAATGCTGTAATCCAGCTCGTAATCAAAACCGGCTTCACGGTCCAAATCCACATCCCTAAACAGAGTGATGATGGCTTCGATCAAGTTGGATTTGCCGGTACCGTTCTGACCGATCACGGCATGACTGCGAATGGTTTTTTCGCTTTCCCCGTTAGCTGATTGGAAAACCTCGCTGAAGGCGATTTCCACATCCTTCAGGTTTTTGAAGCTGCCGATCTTGATTCTTTGCAAGTGCATGGCTTATTCCATTCGCCTCGTATTCAGGCTGTCTCCAGCTGGCGCATATTGGCCATTTCCGGTTCCTGTATCCAGCCTTTGTCGACTTCCAATTTCAACTGGGCATAAAAGGCATCGATCTCGCCGCCGAAGCGTTGCCATAAATCCTTGGCGGCCATCTCGCCGTTTTGATGAGCGAGTATCGCGGCCAGTGGCGCTTGTTCCTTGGTGCTGGGCGGCGTACCCAGGCGCAATGGGGCGATCAGTTCGGTTTTGGGGGCTTTCAAGGGATGTTCCTCTTCTTCGGTGCGAATACCTGAAATCGCTGAAACACTTGCAGCAGCAAATAGCTCAGCAATCTTTGATGAATTCTCGATCTTCTCAAGCAATTGGTCGCAAATTATTCCATAGTGTTTTAATTGCCTGACGATTTCTTCGAGCACATCCGGTGGCGGTACTGGCACCGGAACACTTGCAACTTGGGATAGGTTGAGGCCTGGTTTGTCACCATAGATATATCGAGACAAAAACTTTCGCCCACCGTAACTATTCGTCATCCAGAAATGAATGAATTCACTTTGCTCAGGCTTTTTGATGCGAATTAGGGCTACATGCTGACTAACGTATGCATTAAAACCAAGAGCCGGCACACGAGCACATTTGCCGACATTCCCACCTGTGATAGTTAGCAATAAATCACCTTGTTGTACCAGTGAACGCTTACCTTCTGCTTTCTCCGGCAATGAAACAAAAGCTGGATTTTCAAAAATTAGAGCATCGTGTTTGATGTCTTGCGAACGGATGAATGCGTCGCCTGATGTTGATATATATCCCTTCCATCCTCTGGAACCACTGGTGATGTACTCTGCAAGTTCGCCAAGCGTCTGCCAATCCCATCCAACGGGAAGTAGCGGCAGCTCATCCTCTGACTTGGTGTCATTAATTGTTGAATTTGGCAGAAGCCACCCTCGTAGCGCCAAATCAAAAATGGCATCTCGAAGAGCCGCGACATCCTGCGGCGCTTGTAAAAGCTGACCGAAGTTGTCGGCAAGACGTGTCCAGTTGGTTTGCAGCTCACGCGGGTTGGTGGATGCGGCGACAGCTTGCAGGATGGATAGCCTTAGATTGTTTTGCAGGCTGCGGCGCTGTTGCTGCTGGAGTTCCAGCTCGTCGCACAAGGCCATCAGCTCATCGACCTTAGCGACGATGCGAGGAATCTCTTCCTTTGGTGGTAACGCAATTAGGATATTAGAAATAGAATCTTGATTGAGAGTATTGCCTTTGATTGCAGCCTTATTACCTGCTGAAATATCAAACCCATTCAAACATTTGAAAAAAAACTCTTTTAGAACAGCTGCGAATGGCTCAATCGTAATTATTGCTTCGTTGTGGTATGCGTCTATTCCCAGGATACACAACTTGCCAATCGTCAGTTTAAAGCTCATTAGTAGTGATCCGGCTGGAATTGGCGCACTTTTAAAAACTTCAACTCGTGCTACTTCTGATAAGGTTTCGCTGGTGGTACTAACAATCTTGCCATGCTGAAGGTCTGCAATAGAGAACCATGGGTAATCCCCTGTATTCCAGTATTTATTTTCCTTGCGAGATGGTGTCCGACCTGCAGAAAAACTACAAAGTTCGCCGAACCGGCACCACAGCCAATTGGGTGGAATTTGCCACGGACTTATGAATTGTTCATTACGAATTTTTCGATTAGTTCGT comes from the Methylomonas sp. LL1 genome and includes:
- a CDS encoding HU family DNA-binding protein — encoded protein: MNKSDLIDAISSHANLTKADAGRALDGITQSIQSALKSGDSVALVGFGTFEVKERAERTGRNPQTGEAITIAAAKLPSFKAGKGLKDAVQ
- a CDS encoding TraU family protein, which encodes MNCLIFPWAFWLLMALVTNLHADTTTNATDPLCADAELWSGKLVTDICWSCLFPIRAAGASLGGGNVPSIATDEKFCFCTDPMGIPQLGMTVGLWNPARLIEIVRNPWCSPALGGHKISASNVRLIATTGKADFDASEMSFFNYHYFAFPLTIMLDLFWDGRCNSDGYRDFDLLYVSELDPTWNSDLLAFFTSPETALFANPVAISACVADAAAAATGNPLDALFWCAGAWGHMYPLSGISPTSYGTDPRITSLLATRATAALHRRGLAWKTSGNDALCGGTIYPFIPKSQYRLSMFYPVAETESNHVIGETTFKWGAGRTFPGPGEDHLYILWRWQDCCVGL
- a CDS encoding restriction endonuclease subunit S codes for the protein MDAKQFLAEFGHIANAPAGVARLRELILHLAVSGLLTAQQDTENALEFLTEIQLRREALGKQGEIRTNRKIRNEQFISPWQIPPNWLWCRFGELCSFSAGRTPSRKENKYWNTGDYPWFSIADLQHGKIVSTTSETLSEVARVEVFKSAPIPAGSLLMSFKLTIGKLCILGIDAYHNEAIITIEPFAAVLKEFFFKCLNGFDISAGNKAAIKGNTLNQDSISNILIALPPKEEIPRIVAKVDELMALCDELELQQQQRRSLQNNLRLSILQAVAASTNPRELQTNWTRLADNFGQLLQAPQDVAALRDAIFDLALRGWLLPNSTINDTKSEDELPLLPVGWDWQTLGELAEYITSGSRGWKGYISTSGDAFIRSQDIKHDALIFENPAFVSLPEKAEGKRSLVQQGDLLLTITGGNVGKCARVPALGFNAYVSQHVALIRIKKPEQSEFIHFWMTNSYGGRKFLSRYIYGDKPGLNLSQVASVPVPVPPPDVLEEIVRQLKHYGIICDQLLEKIENSSKIAELFAAASVSAISGIRTEEEEHPLKAPKTELIAPLRLGTPPSTKEQAPLAAILAHQNGEMAAKDLWQRFGGEIDAFYAQLKLEVDKGWIQEPEMANMRQLETA
- the traN gene encoding conjugal transfer mating pair stabilization protein TraN, with translation MSFWALFEPQRRFTQTLSAILCVAMAWTPFGVSWADAMQNSASEGQQTGQQLVGGFQFPLDTGSGTLTLNPGTSQESAISIGTLFPDTNSANTSTSDFANLYGNNPGTLAAGLNAQTTLNGESSFTGEAYRTLIDNAHQSHPDLHNDTVWNAGDQVFANFTPWAQSFSDCTTVTTQTETSHSVRIPDYQLCLRQPTVPQSCTATHQVNVETLLRFVSGNGGMSSCGSGCMDLYVGRVGDNYWSAGCGVFNWEVTYNVLHPEAIISATLEDVEFDDHARVYYGGNLIYTGSTGWGGACELSNSWVDHPNRDVTYAFNSTGNKVFKQETMVGGNGEGYSRIRLRYDLSKLITQDQWSWSGPNCQNLANAITDGICQAGSQLSCSNDPANATGCYVDSTSQVMVCGSDLAQAPVASSTGIRNTCMRIDAAGQCDLNQYGQCWTDTAGTHCLEPPANGIPARSCDTFETQGCSFIKSQCLDVLASGTCWDSIDTYDCGQSVGIPGIQSNTQQQCAGPVRCMGEDCITVNRTQSQDFSKAVALLNSAQQMAMDLHCDYANADLQQKDPTTCQVFQGKPASCKMVGGALSLVDCCETPEGAMGLGRYIDLLLATSQLDNAVMTMDSTSIVRGAWETMRTPFTLAGDAWNSFQADFASGVNDLVGTDMLSTSDVASQGLLDSLKGELMKSVAEWIGNIFGEAAGNALFSAGGQAAFDSAGNLTPAAESGGVELGGGAAVAGEMLSTLMTAYTVVMIIIMIIQIVYACEQEEYELAAKKQLKVCTDLGTVCESKVAGLCLVRKESYCCYNSPLARILNEQIKPQLGMDFGTPESPVCTGIKVSDLDRVDWTQVNLDEWLGILAQTGHLPTAANAASMLNLDQLTGTGSRLNPQKYGATTTTRQDTLTRTQGRMTDLDVPTVKRQSELEGWGMGPQ
- a CDS encoding AAA family ATPase — its product is MHLQRIKIGSFKNLKDVEIAFSEVFQSANGESEKTIRSHAVIGQNGTGKSNLIEAIITLFRDVDLDREAGFDYELDYSIRGIQVQLQADLAKQKRPFVWVDGKKESQGYLLEHKELLPSHIFAYYSGRNERLEALFQEHQRRFNRRQEITAEEVLPEQLLRNFTASESDIRVIEQLRKREDSKTLRQFGDDKLRRLFYCRGGHSQLVLLACLLSDDPVFTKVMNNLHIESLESALFVLKQPHRLRGELKDDDILEGDPRFWYARGNVVSEFLDKLWQVAWAPIEHEETKLIDFRGRRERQKQLYLFVPSNDKLKELGNLIGGSDSFFRYAEGAYIGDLIEEVRITVKKRDEHGGKVSFTQLSEGELQILTVLGLMRITQGSESLFLLDEPDTHLNPIWKLRYFDDIESVLKPVNGIAGQGESQIIITTHDPMMVGSLKREQVHILRKQGNKTVVDTPDVDPQGMGVTGLLKSDLFGLSSTLDAETERRLHRRNYLFSLDALRTQEENDELTRLSAELADLGFSNADFKDPYYAMFVRKMAQHTRFHKPALSPEEQAEQDVIADEIINAILKEDDEQ